The sequence below is a genomic window from Henriciella marina DSM 19595.
GCCATCATAGGGTGTCCAGCCGCATTTGGCCTTGGTCCACTCTTCCGTGATCGTTTCCTTGCGCTTCAGGTCCACGACGGTGAAGTCGGCGTCATAGCCTTCAGCAATCCGGCCCTTGTTCGCGATACCGAAGACACGCTGCGGACCAGCCGAGGTCAGCTCCACGAAACGGCGCAGCGTCAGCTTTCCATTGTTCACATGGGTCAGCATGATCGGCACGAAGGTCTGCACACCGGGCGTGCCAGACGGTGAAGCCGGATAAGGCCGCAGCTTCTCTTCACGCGCATGCGGGGCATGGTCGGTCGCAACCACATCGACGATGCCTGCATTGAGTGCGCGCCACAGTGCATCCTGATGGCGCTGTTCACGGATCGGCGGGTTTTGCTGGGCAAAGCCTTTCAGGCGGTCATAGCAATCGGGCGCGGCCAGCGTCAGATGGTTCGGAAGCACTTCGACAGACGCCACATCCTTGGCATCGCGGAGCAGCTCCATCTCCTCAGCGGTGGAGATATGCAACACATGGATGCGCTTGCCGGTCTTGCGGGCAAGGCGCAGCAGGCGGCGCGTGGAGCTGACCGCCGCCTCGACATCGCGCACCACGACATGGCTGTTCCAGTCGCCCTGAACGGCAAGTTTCTGCCTGTCTGCAAGCCGGTACTCGTCTTCGGAATGGAAGGCCGCCCTGCGCTTGATCGCGCGCAGCACTGCCTCGACGCCTTCATCATCATGCACCAGCAGATCGCCGGTCGATGAGCCCATGAAAACCTTGACGCCGCAGCAGCCCTGCATGCGCTCCATCTCACCCAGAATGCCGGTATTCTCATGCGTCGCGCCGGCATAGAAAGCATGGTCGACATCCATGCGCCCCCTGGCGCGGTTCAGCTTGTCGGTCAGCATA
It includes:
- a CDS encoding dihydroorotase; the encoded protein is MKTTYDLILKNGTVVSPGGEENVDVAVRGGKIVAIGKFDPSQAGETYDATGLHVLPGVIDSQVHFREPGLEYKADLETEARSAALGGVTAVFEMPNTNPSTTSPDMLTDKLNRARGRMDVDHAFYAGATHENTGILGEMERMQGCCGVKVFMGSSTGDLLVHDDEGVEAVLRAIKRRAAFHSEDEYRLADRQKLAVQGDWNSHVVVRDVEAAVSSTRRLLRLARKTGKRIHVLHISTAEEMELLRDAKDVASVEVLPNHLTLAAPDCYDRLKGFAQQNPPIREQRHQDALWRALNAGIVDVVATDHAPHAREEKLRPYPASPSGTPGVQTFVPIMLTHVNNGKLTLRRFVELTSAGPQRVFGIANKGRIAEGYDADFTVVDLKRKETITEEWTKAKCGWTPYDGFEATGWPVATIIRGQFVMRDGEITQKGGGKPVKFNETLEPEAV